Proteins encoded within one genomic window of Deinococcus aerophilus:
- a CDS encoding thioesterase family protein, whose translation MRSIPAGFSQALTVTVTDEMTVNFGELGAVHPVYATYWMAKHFEEAGRKIILPFLEDGEGGIGAQVEVIHTGPALPGMTVTVTATFERQEGRRIFAGMRAVNELGDEIGHGSTTQVALPQARIDANFEALRARWAARTAN comes from the coding sequence ATGCGTTCCATTCCCGCCGGATTTTCCCAGGCCCTGACCGTCACGGTGACCGATGAGATGACCGTGAATTTCGGGGAACTCGGTGCGGTCCACCCGGTCTACGCGACGTACTGGATGGCCAAACACTTTGAGGAGGCCGGCCGCAAGATCATCCTGCCGTTTCTGGAAGACGGTGAGGGCGGCATCGGCGCGCAGGTCGAGGTGATTCACACCGGGCCGGCCCTGCCCGGTATGACCGTGACCGTGACCGCAACCTTTGAACGCCAGGAAGGGCGGCGCATCTTCGCGGGCATGCGTGCGGTCAATGAACTGGGCGACGAGATCGGCCACGGCAGCACCACCCAGGTCGCGCTGCCCCAGGCCCGCATCGACGCCAACTTCGAGGCGTTGCGGGCACGCTGGGCGGCCCGGACCGCGAACTAG
- a CDS encoding YihY/virulence factor BrkB family protein, with protein MKLKPADLLSLLRESALAFSQDKAPRLAAAIAYYAIFAIAPLLFFVLAVASGLLANANVQERLFEFLAQNLNQSAVEFVKGIVPDGSRLQQSTLLASIVGFVTLFMGSTGLFVQLQDALNTLWGAEPAPGNGVLNVIRSRLISFGLVLLIGVIIIAFLIGNTYLSAIAEHLGEAIGLGTLFVRIATFAVSAGILTVVFAALYKTLPNVRLQWREVWIGSAITSVLFAIGQIGIGLYLGRAAPGSAFGAAGSLVVLLLWIYFSSMIFFFGAEVTWVYSQKFGSGAGGAASVDKKAALASKGAHIDPTPTEQEREAQRHTEPNRPALPGRLGQMLDTARLPRVIPEVPTRAQGRLLPSVRSTLWNALTAVLAVPAVIVLRLLGLTGGKRK; from the coding sequence GTGAAGCTCAAGCCCGCCGATCTGCTCAGCCTGCTGCGCGAGTCCGCGCTGGCCTTCAGTCAGGACAAGGCACCCCGGCTGGCCGCTGCCATCGCGTACTACGCCATCTTCGCTATCGCGCCGCTGCTGTTTTTCGTGCTGGCCGTCGCCAGCGGACTGCTTGCCAACGCCAACGTGCAGGAGCGGCTGTTCGAGTTCCTCGCTCAGAACCTCAACCAGAGCGCCGTGGAGTTCGTCAAGGGCATCGTGCCCGACGGCAGCCGGCTGCAACAGTCCACCCTGCTCGCCAGCATCGTAGGCTTCGTGACGCTGTTCATGGGGTCCACGGGGCTGTTCGTGCAGCTGCAAGACGCCCTGAACACCCTGTGGGGCGCCGAGCCCGCTCCCGGCAACGGCGTGCTGAACGTGATCAGGTCCCGGCTGATCTCCTTCGGGCTGGTCCTGCTGATCGGCGTGATCATCATCGCCTTCCTGATCGGCAACACCTACCTCTCGGCCATCGCCGAACACCTGGGAGAAGCCATCGGGCTGGGCACGCTGTTTGTGCGGATCGCCACGTTCGCCGTCAGCGCCGGCATCCTGACGGTGGTGTTCGCCGCGCTGTACAAGACGCTGCCCAATGTCCGGTTGCAGTGGCGCGAGGTCTGGATCGGGTCGGCCATCACCTCGGTGCTGTTCGCCATCGGGCAGATCGGCATCGGCCTGTACCTGGGCCGCGCCGCGCCGGGCAGCGCCTTTGGGGCCGCCGGCTCGCTGGTGGTGCTGCTGCTGTGGATCTATTTCTCCAGCATGATCTTCTTCTTCGGGGCGGAGGTCACCTGGGTGTACTCGCAGAAGTTTGGCTCGGGTGCGGGGGGCGCGGCGAGCGTGGACAAGAAGGCGGCGCTGGCCAGCAAGGGAGCGCACATTGATCCCACCCCCACCGAGCAGGAGCGCGAGGCGCAGCGCCACACGGAGCCGAACAGACCCGCCCTGCCCGGCCGCCTGGGCCAGATGCTGGACACGGCCCGGCTGCCGCGCGTGATTCCCGAGGTGCCCACCCGCGCGCAGGGCCGGCTGTTGCCCAGCGTGCGCTCCACGCTGTGGAACGCGCTCACCGCCGTGCTGGCAGTGCCGGCCGTGATCGTGCTGCGGCTGCTGGGACTGACCGGAGGCAAGCGCAAGTAA
- a CDS encoding methyltransferase domain-containing protein — translation MDPTERTRHNARLFDALAPSYDRLGFLSLTARHLAGRFGTAPGETLLDVMTGTGTLALALAGEVGAQGRVVGADLSPGMLTVARARAAGQPTLSFVEADATALPFDDATFDGVACASGLFFVPDMEAALREWRRVLRPGGRVAFSSFGQGLMGELPERWRTALGAVGVNPGFPPLGRLPSPEVAADLLRAAGFTEVRADLEELPYTLPTPEARWADIEAGMEGGPLPGLLPEVRRRVQADHLAELRALFADGPLTVPLPVLIATGRRAAPEPES, via the coding sequence ATGGACCCCACAGAACGTACCCGGCACAACGCCCGGCTGTTCGACGCGCTGGCCCCCAGCTACGACCGCCTGGGTTTTCTGTCGCTGACGGCGCGGCATCTGGCCGGGCGTTTTGGGACCGCGCCCGGCGAGACCCTGCTGGACGTGATGACCGGCACCGGCACGCTGGCCCTGGCCCTGGCCGGGGAGGTAGGAGCGCAGGGCCGGGTGGTGGGCGCCGACCTGTCACCGGGCATGCTGACGGTGGCGCGGGCCCGGGCTGCCGGGCAGCCCACACTGTCTTTCGTGGAAGCCGACGCGACGGCGCTGCCCTTTGACGACGCCACCTTTGACGGCGTGGCCTGCGCCTCGGGCCTGTTCTTCGTGCCCGATATGGAGGCGGCGCTGCGCGAGTGGCGGCGGGTGCTGCGTCCGGGCGGACGGGTGGCCTTTTCCTCGTTCGGCCAGGGCCTGATGGGCGAATTGCCGGAGCGCTGGCGCACGGCGCTGGGGGCAGTCGGCGTGAACCCTGGCTTTCCGCCGCTGGGCCGCCTGCCCTCTCCCGAGGTGGCGGCCGACCTGCTGCGGGCAGCGGGCTTTACCGAGGTGCGGGCCGACCTTGAGGAGCTGCCCTACACCCTCCCGACGCCCGAGGCCCGCTGGGCCGACATCGAGGCCGGCATGGAAGGTGGGCCCCTGCCCGGCCTGCTCCCTGAAGTGCGCCGCCGGGTCCAGGCCGATCACCTGGCCGAACTGCGCGCGCTGTTCGCCGATGGGCCACTGACCGTACCGCTGCCGGTGCTGATCGCCACCGGGCGGCGCGCCGCCCCGGAGCCGGAAAGCTGA
- a CDS encoding TM2 domain-containing protein has protein sequence MTNPDGKPSPNGTGSDPAGPEPTPTTREPGTTRSRTPQGNAPSWVDEVLGTPARGTADRDPPAFSGSPRPDLSKSPAGSDDLRIPGHGPAQDRPSPSRPPTAPPRSDGWATGATAEADSSGPARGFGSWGDPQRQPVPSPQVTGPDFGDVAQKRLVAGLLAIVLGSLGIHKFYLGLNTQGAIILGTNIGVWVLALLLGVVTLGLGLIITVPLAGLISTALGVLGLIEGVLYLTKSDADFEREYLAGHKPWL, from the coding sequence ATGACGAACCCGGATGGCAAGCCCTCCCCGAACGGGACCGGTTCCGACCCGGCTGGCCCCGAGCCGACCCCCACCACCCGGGAGCCCGGAACGACCCGTTCGCGCACACCGCAGGGCAACGCGCCCTCCTGGGTGGACGAGGTGCTGGGCACCCCGGCAAGGGGCACAGCCGACCGCGATCCACCCGCGTTCTCCGGTTCCCCGCGCCCCGACCTCAGCAAGTCGCCGGCGGGCAGCGACGACCTGCGGATTCCGGGCCACGGCCCCGCCCAGGACCGCCCCAGCCCGTCGCGACCTCCCACCGCCCCCCCCCGGTCAGACGGCTGGGCCACCGGAGCCACCGCCGAAGCAGACTCCAGCGGGCCGGCCCGCGGCTTCGGGTCCTGGGGAGATCCGCAGCGGCAACCGGTGCCGTCTCCCCAGGTCACGGGTCCAGACTTCGGGGACGTGGCCCAGAAGCGGCTGGTCGCCGGACTCCTCGCCATCGTCCTGGGCAGCCTGGGCATCCACAAGTTCTACCTGGGCCTGAACACCCAGGGCGCGATCATCCTGGGGACCAACATCGGCGTGTGGGTTCTGGCCCTGCTGCTGGGCGTGGTCACGCTGGGCCTGGGGCTGATCATCACGGTTCCGCTCGCCGGATTGATCAGCACCGCGCTGGGGGTCCTCGGCCTGATCGAGGGTGTCCTGTACCTTACCAAATCCGACGCCGACTTCGAGCGCGAGTATCTGGCCGGCCACAAACCCTGGCTGTAA
- a CDS encoding aminotransferase class V-fold PLP-dependent enzyme, whose product MTDDQPQRSPTPGTPHVERGGEDSTGPGSWSYETTAVQSAIPRGLGQTIGIPIHAAAAFQFETLEEAQEEFQNNTGLSYARLQNPTVRALEARVSALEGGAATVAVASGQAATLTAILSVCRAGDHVVSASSLFGGTTGMLSNILPLMGIRATLVENTPQAVRAAMQDNTRLVWAEMISNPAGDIADIEPLAQIAHEHGALLAIDNTCGGVGFLCRPLEHGADIVSQSLTKWAGGHGSVLGGSVTVGTHQELGRLPVFTEGGTNSVLHLRGDAALAWRQRWLGAHQLGMTLAPHSAFLIAQGLETLPLRLSRESESALALARWLQVHPAVGQVSYPGLPEHPFHAQAQRYLRGGFGAVLTFEVPDPAAFLSRLRVLRIAPNLGDVRSLVVHPWTTTHGRVPEAARHAAGVTPQTIRMSVGVEALADLQADIQGALSV is encoded by the coding sequence ATGACTGACGACCAGCCGCAGCGTTCCCCGACCCCCGGTACCCCGCATGTCGAGCGCGGGGGAGAGGACTCCACCGGTCCCGGGAGCTGGAGCTACGAGACCACCGCCGTACAGTCGGCCATTCCGCGGGGCCTGGGCCAGACCATCGGGATTCCGATCCACGCGGCCGCCGCCTTCCAGTTTGAGACGCTGGAGGAGGCGCAGGAGGAGTTCCAGAACAACACCGGCCTGAGCTACGCCCGCCTGCAAAATCCCACGGTACGTGCGCTGGAGGCGCGTGTGAGTGCGCTGGAGGGGGGCGCGGCCACGGTGGCGGTCGCCAGCGGGCAGGCCGCCACGTTGACGGCCATCCTGAGCGTGTGCCGGGCCGGGGACCACGTGGTTTCGGCGTCCAGCCTGTTCGGCGGCACCACCGGCATGCTCAGCAACATCCTGCCGCTGATGGGCATCCGGGCCACGCTGGTGGAGAACACCCCACAGGCCGTGCGGGCCGCGATGCAGGACAACACCCGGCTCGTGTGGGCCGAGATGATCAGCAACCCCGCCGGGGACATCGCCGACATTGAGCCGCTGGCACAGATCGCGCACGAGCACGGCGCGCTGCTCGCCATCGACAACACCTGTGGCGGCGTGGGGTTTCTGTGCCGCCCGCTGGAGCACGGCGCAGACATCGTGTCGCAGTCGCTGACCAAGTGGGCCGGTGGACACGGCAGCGTGCTTGGCGGCAGCGTCACGGTGGGCACCCACCAGGAGCTGGGCCGCCTGCCAGTCTTCACCGAGGGTGGGACAAACAGCGTGCTGCATCTGCGCGGCGACGCGGCCCTGGCGTGGCGGCAGCGCTGGCTGGGCGCGCACCAGCTGGGCATGACGCTGGCTCCCCACAGCGCCTTCCTGATCGCGCAGGGCCTGGAGACGCTGCCGCTGCGCCTGTCACGCGAGAGCGAGAGCGCCCTGGCGCTGGCCCGGTGGCTGCAGGTCCATCCGGCGGTGGGGCAGGTGAGCTATCCGGGGTTGCCGGAGCATCCCTTCCACGCCCAGGCGCAGCGGTACCTGCGCGGCGGGTTCGGGGCGGTGCTCACCTTCGAGGTGCCCGATCCGGCGGCGTTCCTCTCGCGGCTGCGGGTGCTGAGAATCGCCCCCAACCTGGGAGACGTGCGCTCGCTGGTGGTGCATCCCTGGACGACCACCCACGGCCGCGTGCCCGAGGCCGCCCGCCACGCCGCCGGAGTCACGCCGCAGACCATCCGCATGAGCGTGGGCGTGGAGGCCCTGGCCGACCTGCAGGCCGACATCCAGGGCGCCCTGTCGGTGTAG
- the mscL gene encoding large conductance mechanosensitive channel protein MscL, which yields MFDGFKKFLLRGNLIDLAVGVIIGAAFSGVVTAFTQGVIMPIIGIFGGVPNFDTLQFTVNGSIFKYGTFLTALVNFLITASVIYFLVLVPVNRLMERFKREKKAAVTEPSNQEKLLAEIRDVLKASRPAGQEGATPPTSPHS from the coding sequence ATGTTCGATGGGTTCAAGAAGTTTCTGCTGCGCGGCAACCTGATTGATCTGGCCGTCGGCGTCATCATCGGGGCCGCTTTCAGTGGGGTGGTCACCGCCTTTACCCAGGGCGTGATCATGCCCATCATCGGGATTTTCGGGGGCGTGCCGAACTTCGATACGCTTCAGTTCACGGTGAACGGCAGCATCTTTAAATACGGCACCTTTCTGACGGCGCTGGTGAATTTCCTGATCACCGCCTCGGTGATCTACTTTCTCGTCCTCGTGCCGGTCAACCGCCTGATGGAGCGCTTCAAGCGCGAGAAGAAGGCGGCGGTTACTGAGCCCTCCAACCAGGAAAAGCTGCTCGCGGAAATCCGCGACGTTCTGAAGGCTTCCCGGCCGGCGGGGCAGGAGGGGGCCACGCCGCCGACGTCTCCCCACTCCTGA
- a CDS encoding DUF512 domain-containing protein, whose amino-acid sequence MTAATVLPETYPAPIKSVETDSPAARAGVRAGDVLLRVNGEAVTDVLAYRHALSQGRATLEIARPREAPRAMTGVPGTAQDHHRLFLPAQPSLEDTFTFEVEWEDPGLDFEEVLFDGIKKCANKCDFCYVHQMPRGFRKSLYIMDDDYRLSFLYGSFVTLTNLTEGDINRILDENLSPLYVSVHTANQDLRQDMMKWWKLKVKDPQAVQIRGMIERLESIDLYTQIVLVPGRNDREHLDDTVEYLSSRPNVISAAVVPIGLTSHRTNLPDVRTFQKEEAQDSLRRLNVWRKKFLAERGTRFIFPSDELYLLAGEPLPTEEEYEGFPMLENGVGMIRDFLTEGLPELPAELPEPRRVILGTGTLFAESLDRAVEPLRAIRGLTLEVRGVTNKTFGPVTTVAGLLTGRCFRHAVKPGEADLLIVPPTTLRYGTELMLDDVSLDELRQEFRMDVRAGGATLGELARVILDGAQGSGHQWGMSAHAVKDGGPAAPETERPSTGVRGQA is encoded by the coding sequence TTGACGGCAGCCACAGTTCTTCCAGAAACCTATCCTGCACCGATCAAGTCGGTGGAAACGGACAGCCCGGCGGCCCGCGCGGGCGTGCGCGCCGGCGACGTGCTGCTGCGCGTCAACGGCGAGGCCGTGACCGACGTCCTCGCGTACCGGCACGCGCTGTCGCAGGGCCGGGCCACGCTGGAGATCGCCCGCCCCAGGGAAGCTCCCCGCGCCATGACCGGGGTGCCCGGCACCGCGCAGGACCACCACCGCCTGTTTCTGCCCGCACAGCCCAGCCTGGAAGACACCTTCACCTTCGAGGTGGAGTGGGAGGACCCGGGCCTGGATTTCGAGGAAGTGCTGTTCGACGGCATCAAGAAATGCGCCAACAAGTGCGATTTCTGTTACGTCCACCAGATGCCGCGCGGCTTTCGCAAGAGCCTGTACATCATGGACGACGATTACCGCCTGTCGTTTCTGTACGGCTCGTTCGTCACGCTGACCAACCTCACCGAGGGCGACATCAACCGCATTCTGGACGAGAACCTCTCACCGCTGTATGTCTCGGTCCACACGGCCAACCAGGACCTGCGCCAGGACATGATGAAGTGGTGGAAGCTCAAGGTGAAGGATCCGCAGGCGGTGCAGATCCGCGGCATGATCGAACGCCTGGAGTCCATCGACCTGTACACCCAGATTGTGCTGGTCCCTGGGCGCAACGACCGCGAACACCTGGACGACACGGTGGAATACCTGTCCAGCCGCCCCAACGTGATCTCGGCGGCGGTGGTGCCCATCGGCCTGACCTCGCACCGCACCAACCTGCCCGACGTGCGGACCTTTCAGAAGGAGGAGGCCCAGGACAGCCTGAGGCGCCTGAACGTGTGGCGCAAGAAATTCCTGGCCGAGCGCGGCACCCGCTTTATCTTTCCCTCGGATGAGCTGTACCTGCTTGCCGGTGAGCCGCTGCCCACCGAGGAGGAGTACGAGGGCTTTCCGATGCTGGAAAACGGCGTGGGCATGATTCGCGACTTCCTGACCGAGGGGTTGCCCGAACTGCCCGCCGAACTGCCCGAACCGCGCCGGGTGATCCTGGGCACCGGCACACTGTTCGCCGAGTCCCTGGACCGCGCCGTGGAGCCGCTGCGGGCCATCCGGGGCCTGACGCTGGAAGTGCGCGGCGTCACCAACAAGACCTTCGGGCCGGTGACCACCGTGGCGGGTCTGCTTACCGGGCGCTGCTTTCGCCACGCGGTGAAGCCCGGCGAGGCCGACCTGCTGATCGTGCCGCCCACCACCCTGCGCTACGGCACCGAGCTGATGCTCGACGACGTGAGCCTGGATGAACTGCGTCAGGAGTTTCGCATGGACGTGCGCGCGGGCGGCGCGACGCTGGGCGAACTGGCCCGCGTGATTCTCGACGGGGCTCAGGGCAGCGGCCACCAGTGGGGCATGAGCGCCCACGCCGTCAAAGACGGTGGCCCGGCGGCCCCCGAAACCGAGCGGCCCTCCACCGGAGTGCGCGGGCAGGCCTGA
- the mnmE gene encoding tRNA uridine-5-carboxymethylaminomethyl(34) synthesis GTPase MnmE → MSRSGLSDTIAAIATAPGSAGVGIVRVSGPRALEVADGLFRGRRRPSRVAGGRFLFGQLVAASPADGTAPEVLDEGLCLVFRGPHSYTGDDVVELQSHGSPAVLSRVLARTLELGARPARPGEFTLRAYLAGRLDLAQAEAVLNLVEAQTDAARRQASLGLAGALGTQVAAIAAQLIRTLAALQAMLDYPEEGVPDEDRAAPLAAATTQLRTLLGSARAGQVATRGARLALIGRPNAGKSSLLNALVGYERSIVTPIPGTTRDYLEAGLELSGVPVTLVDTAGVRETEDDIEAAGVKQALALAEAADLVLVLEDGSVPREPATPLQSAEWPQGARVIGLRTKADLPAAWSAEGVLGVSARTGQGLPELREAVGRALLGDAARGEAWLTTERQADAARRALFHVEAAAQLPDELASYELEEALRALSELTGQDVQEDVVDAVFRNFCVGK, encoded by the coding sequence GTGAGCCGCTCCGGACTGTCCGACACCATCGCCGCCATTGCCACCGCGCCGGGCAGCGCGGGCGTGGGCATCGTGAGGGTCAGCGGACCGCGCGCGCTGGAGGTGGCCGACGGTCTGTTCCGGGGCCGCCGCCGACCCTCGCGCGTGGCGGGCGGGCGCTTTCTGTTCGGCCAGCTGGTTGCTGCGTCCCCGGCCGATGGCACGGCCCCCGAGGTGCTGGATGAGGGCCTGTGTCTGGTGTTCCGCGGCCCCCACAGCTACACCGGGGACGACGTGGTGGAACTGCAATCGCACGGCAGCCCCGCAGTGTTGAGCCGCGTGCTGGCGCGCACGCTGGAACTGGGGGCGCGTCCGGCCCGGCCCGGCGAGTTCACGCTGCGGGCCTACCTGGCCGGCCGGCTGGACCTGGCACAGGCCGAAGCCGTGCTGAATCTGGTCGAGGCCCAGACCGACGCGGCCCGGCGGCAGGCCAGCCTGGGTCTGGCCGGAGCGCTGGGGACCCAGGTGGCGGCCATCGCCGCGCAGCTGATCCGGACCCTCGCGGCGCTGCAGGCCATGCTGGATTACCCCGAGGAAGGCGTGCCCGACGAGGACCGCGCCGCGCCGCTGGCCGCCGCGACCACCCAGCTGCGGACCCTGCTGGGCAGCGCCCGCGCCGGACAGGTGGCAACCCGGGGCGCCCGCCTCGCGCTGATCGGCCGGCCCAATGCGGGCAAGAGCAGTCTGCTCAACGCGCTGGTCGGCTATGAGCGCAGCATCGTGACCCCCATCCCCGGCACCACCCGCGACTACCTGGAAGCGGGGCTGGAACTCTCGGGCGTTCCGGTCACCCTGGTCGACACCGCCGGCGTCCGCGAGACCGAGGACGACATTGAGGCGGCGGGGGTAAAACAGGCCCTGGCGCTGGCAGAGGCCGCCGACCTGGTGCTGGTGCTGGAAGACGGCAGCGTGCCCCGCGAACCCGCCACACCCCTGCAGTCGGCCGAGTGGCCGCAGGGGGCCCGGGTGATCGGCCTGCGGACCAAGGCCGACCTGCCGGCGGCGTGGAGCGCCGAGGGGGTGCTGGGGGTCAGCGCCCGCACCGGACAAGGCCTGCCCGAACTGCGTGAGGCTGTCGGCCGGGCGCTGCTGGGGGACGCCGCCCGTGGAGAAGCGTGGCTGACCACCGAACGGCAGGCCGATGCGGCGCGGCGGGCGCTGTTCCATGTCGAGGCGGCTGCGCAGTTGCCCGACGAACTCGCCAGCTATGAGCTGGAAGAGGCTCTGCGCGCCCTTTCGGAGCTGACCGGGCAGGACGTTCAGGAAGACGTGGTGGACGCCGTGTTCCGTAACTTCTGCGTCGGGAAGTAG
- the pelF gene encoding GT4 family glycosyltransferase PelF has translation MTNLTSSAPPIVALYTEGTYPQAHGGVSVWVDQLVNGLTDHEFKVQAISGLPFVRPALTVPANVSYTQVPLWGDVPAAGRPSRERRQQVYEAYGNLLYGLCTMNLDAFGTALQALSVLGRQGSFTALLDTARASRLTLELWSAHAAAQRDSADSGGPRLPMPTVADALDVHVWLEHALRPLAHPAPEAQIGHAVSNGFAALLALNGQWTHGTPFMLTEHGVYMRERYLEFRGGSYSPGYKSMLLRFYRLLCSLAYREAVLVLPGSHYNRRWEERLGAHPDKIKCVYNGIDPDIFPIADQEPAESVVSWVGRIDPLKDIETLIRAFDLVRRHNTGARLRLFGGTPAGNEGYLRKCQGLTHELHLQDHVTFEGRVQNITDAYRAGQVVALTSVSEGFPYTVLEGMAMGRPPVATRVGGVPEAVGEAGLIVQPRDHQGVASALSRLLDDASLRARLGRAARARVMEMFTLDGCLTAYRRAYPFAMSGRGL, from the coding sequence ATGACAAACCTCACATCCTCAGCGCCACCCATCGTTGCCCTCTATACCGAGGGAACCTATCCTCAGGCCCACGGTGGCGTCAGCGTGTGGGTCGATCAGCTGGTCAACGGATTAACCGACCATGAGTTCAAGGTGCAGGCGATCTCCGGGCTGCCGTTTGTACGCCCCGCCCTCACCGTACCCGCGAACGTCTCATACACCCAGGTTCCGCTGTGGGGAGACGTGCCGGCCGCCGGTCGGCCCAGCCGTGAACGCCGGCAACAGGTGTACGAGGCCTACGGCAACCTGCTGTACGGCCTGTGCACCATGAACCTCGACGCATTCGGCACCGCGCTGCAGGCCCTGAGCGTGCTGGGCCGCCAGGGCAGCTTCACGGCGCTGCTGGACACCGCCCGCGCCTCGCGCCTGACACTGGAGCTGTGGTCGGCGCACGCCGCCGCGCAGCGCGACAGCGCAGACAGCGGCGGCCCCCGGCTGCCCATGCCCACAGTGGCCGACGCCCTGGATGTTCACGTCTGGCTGGAACACGCCCTGCGTCCGCTGGCCCACCCCGCCCCCGAGGCCCAGATCGGCCACGCGGTCAGCAATGGATTTGCCGCACTGCTGGCCCTGAACGGCCAGTGGACCCACGGAACGCCCTTCATGCTCACCGAGCACGGCGTCTATATGCGCGAGCGCTATCTCGAGTTCCGCGGCGGTTCCTACAGCCCCGGGTACAAGAGCATGCTGCTGCGCTTTTACCGCCTGCTGTGCAGCCTGGCGTACCGCGAGGCAGTGCTTGTGCTGCCCGGCTCGCACTACAACCGGCGCTGGGAAGAGCGGCTGGGCGCGCACCCGGACAAGATCAAGTGCGTTTACAACGGCATTGACCCGGACATCTTCCCGATCGCCGATCAGGAGCCGGCCGAGAGCGTGGTGAGCTGGGTGGGCCGCATCGATCCCCTCAAGGACATCGAGACCCTGATCCGCGCCTTCGATCTGGTGCGCCGCCACAACACGGGAGCCCGGCTGCGGCTGTTCGGCGGCACGCCGGCCGGCAACGAGGGCTACCTGCGCAAGTGTCAGGGCCTGACCCACGAGCTGCACCTGCAAGACCACGTGACCTTCGAGGGCCGGGTCCAGAACATCACCGACGCCTACCGCGCCGGACAGGTGGTGGCCCTCACCAGCGTCAGCGAGGGCTTTCCGTACACGGTGCTGGAGGGCATGGCTATGGGCCGGCCGCCGGTGGCCACCCGGGTGGGCGGCGTTCCCGAGGCGGTGGGCGAGGCCGGCCTGATCGTGCAGCCCCGCGACCATCAGGGTGTGGCGAGCGCCCTGTCGCGCCTGCTGGACGACGCCTCACTGCGCGCCCGGCTGGGCCGCGCCGCACGGGCGCGGGTCATGGAGATGTTCACGCTGGACGGCTGCCTGACCGCCTACCGCCGGGCCTACCCATTTGCCATGTCCGGGAGGGGCCTGTGA
- a CDS encoding GDP-mannose 4,6-dehydratase has protein sequence MTQTAVPTPPSATASDRPLVAVTGADGFIGSHLTEELVRAGYRVRAMAIYNSQGSYGWLDTLSGDVLEHVEVQLGDVRDAGSVRALMRDARTVYHLAALIAIPYSYVAPRSYVETNITGTLNVLEAARDLGTARVIHTSTSEVYGTARTAPIHESHPLQGQSPYSATKIGADKLAESYYLSFGLPVVTLRPFNTYGPRQSARAVIPTIISQVAAGRREIRLGDLRPTRDFNFVSDTARAFRAVGEANDTVLGRTLNAGSGREITVGDTVKLIGQVMGADLNVTQEDQRLRPEGSEVMRLLADHTELTALTGWQPEVRLEEGLARTAQWFTDPANLARYRVGEYTV, from the coding sequence ATGACCCAGACTGCTGTTCCCACCCCTCCTTCCGCCACCGCCTCCGACCGTCCCCTGGTCGCCGTGACCGGCGCAGACGGCTTCATTGGCTCGCACCTCACCGAGGAGCTCGTGCGTGCCGGGTACCGCGTGCGCGCCATGGCGATCTACAACTCGCAGGGCTCGTACGGCTGGCTCGACACCCTGAGCGGCGACGTCCTTGAACACGTCGAGGTGCAGCTGGGCGACGTGCGCGACGCGGGCAGCGTCCGTGCGCTGATGCGCGACGCCCGCACGGTGTACCACCTCGCCGCCCTGATCGCCATTCCGTACTCGTACGTCGCGCCGCGCTCGTACGTGGAGACCAACATCACCGGCACCCTCAACGTGCTGGAGGCGGCGCGTGACCTGGGCACCGCCCGCGTGATCCATACCTCCACCTCTGAGGTTTACGGCACCGCCCGTACCGCGCCCATCCATGAATCCCACCCTCTGCAGGGCCAGTCGCCGTACTCGGCCACCAAGATCGGCGCGGACAAGCTCGCCGAGAGCTATTACCTCAGCTTCGGGCTGCCGGTGGTCACGCTGCGTCCCTTCAACACCTACGGCCCGCGTCAGTCGGCGCGCGCGGTGATTCCCACCATCATCAGCCAGGTGGCGGCGGGCCGGCGGGAGATCCGTCTGGGCGACCTGCGCCCCACCCGCGACTTCAACTTCGTCTCGGACACCGCGCGCGCCTTCCGGGCCGTGGGCGAGGCCAATGACACGGTGCTGGGCCGCACCCTGAACGCCGGCTCGGGCCGCGAGATCACCGTCGGCGACACCGTGAAGCTGATCGGTCAGGTGATGGGCGCCGACCTCAACGTGACCCAGGAAGACCAGCGGTTGCGCCCCGAAGGCAGCGAAGTCATGCGCCTGCTCGCCGACCACACCGAACTTACCGCTCTGACCGGATGGCAGCCCGAGGTCCGGCTTGAAGAGGGCCTGGCACGTACCGCCCAGTGGTTTACCGATCCCGCCAACCTGGCCCGCTACCGCGTAGGCGAATACACCGTTTAA